Genomic window (Campylobacter sp. RM16704):
AAAAAGCTTGGGAAGAAAAATTCCAAAAGCAACTAGGTTTTGTTTATGAAGAAAAAGATAAAATCATATCTTTTATAAGTATAAATTTAAAAGAAAAAACACTCGATCTTTGCTTTACTTATGTAAATTTTGCATATCAAGGTTATGGCAAAGCTTTATTAGAATTTGCTTTAAAGAATTACCCTTATAATGAAATTTATACTTTTGCTAGTCTTAGTGCTAAAAATTTCTTTTTAAAAGCAGGATTTAAAATCATCAAAGAAAACATTGCTATAAGAGATCAACAAGAATTGAAAAATTTTTTAATGAAAAAGGAAATAAATTGAAAAAAATACTTTTACTTTTTAGTCTTTTTTGCTCTTTTGCTTTGGCAAATGAAAATTTAAAAGATCTTTTTAAAGATTACAATGAAAGTGGAGTTTTTATAGCTTATGATGGTAAAAAGTATTATAGCAATGACTTTAAAAAAGCAAACAAACGCATTCTACCTGCCTCTACTTTTAAAATTTTCAATGCTTTAATCGCACTGAATGAAGGCATTGTGAAAGATACTAATGAAATTTTTTATCATTACAAGGGCGAAAAAGTATTTTTACCATCTTGGAAAAATGACGCAAATTTAGCCCTAGCTATGCAAAGATCTCAGCTACCTGCCTATAAAGAACTAGCTAGAAAAATAGGCTTAGAAAAAATGCAAAAAAATCTAGATAAATTAAACTATGGCAACCAAAAAATAAGCAAAATCGATGAATTTTGGCTTGATAATTCTTTGCAAATTAGCCCCAAAGAACAAACTTCTTTGCTTTTTAAACTAGCAAATTTAAAATTAGATTATCTTAAAAATATACAAAAAGAAGTTATAAATATAATAAAACTTAGCGAAAATGATCATTATGAATTTTTTGCAAAAACAGGCTGGGGTTTAGATAAATATGGACAAATCGTAGGTTTTATAAAAGATAAAAAAACTCATCAAATTTATGCTTTTGCTTTATGTATGGATATAAGTGATTTTAACAAGCTTTATTTAAGAGAAGAATTAGCAAAAAAATATCTATCAAATTTAATAAACTTGACACATAAAAAATAAAGGATGATAAGTCAAGGTATTTTGAAATTCTTTTTCATAGTTTTTTAAAAATGCCTTGCTTATGAAAAATTTATCACCCAAAGCATTAACCCCGCTTAATTTCAAATGCCTAAAAAGCTCTAAAGTATAATCAAATTTTAACTCTTTTAACTCTTCTTTTGCTTTTATGATCTTAAATTTTTTAGAAAGTTTTTGCGAAATTTGCTCTAAGCTTAGATACTCAAGCGATAAATTGGTGCTTTGCTTAATTTGAGTGAAATTTTTTTCTCCAAAAGTAGAAAAAAGTAAAATTCCATTTTTATTTAGCACAAATGCAAGATTTTCTAGAAGTTCATCTATCTTTAGCCACTGCATACAAGCATTTGAAGCAATAAGATCAAATTTTTTCGTATAAAAATGATGATTTTTAAGTTCATTCATATCAAAAACGCCAAATTCATCAAATTTACAAGGATTTTCAAAAGGATAAATATCATTTAAAAAATAATGTTTAAATTTGATACTTTCTTGCAAAGCCTTACTAAAAACCCCTACCCCACAGCCAAACTCAAATACCGCTTTAAAATCGCTAAAATCATTCTC
Coding sequences:
- the blaOXA gene encoding OXA-493 family class D beta-lactamase, producing MKKILLLFSLFCSFALANENLKDLFKDYNESGVFIAYDGKKYYSNDFKKANKRILPASTFKIFNALIALNEGIVKDTNEIFYHYKGEKVFLPSWKNDANLALAMQRSQLPAYKELARKIGLEKMQKNLDKLNYGNQKISKIDEFWLDNSLQISPKEQTSLLFKLANLKLDYLKNIQKEVINIIKLSENDHYEFFAKTGWGLDKYGQIVGFIKDKKTHQIYAFALCMDISDFNKLYLREELAKKYLSNLINLTHKK
- a CDS encoding GNAT family N-acetyltransferase, with the protein product MIRKLDIKDLASCIKLFKQSVSMLCKNDYTKEQIHAWTNIDQKAWEEKFQKQLGFVYEEKDKIISFISINLKEKTLDLCFTYVNFAYQGYGKALLEFALKNYPYNEIYTFASLSAKNFFLKAGFKIIKENIAIRDQQELKNFLMKKEIN
- a CDS encoding biotin synthesis protein BioC — translated: MQTFIRAKDTYSTNTPVQKAMANELCKMLSENDFSDFKAVFEFGCGVGVFSKALQESIKFKHYFLNDIYPFENPCKFDEFGVFDMNELKNHHFYTKKFDLIASNACMQWLKIDELLENLAFVLNKNGILLFSTFGEKNFTQIKQSTNLSLEYLSLEQISQKLSKKFKIIKAKEELKELKFDYTLELFRHLKLSGVNALGDKFFISKAFLKNYEKEFQNTLTYHPLFFMCQVY